The following coding sequences are from one Methanococcoides orientis window:
- a CDS encoding S-layer protein domain-containing protein, translating to MILSTNAIADENNNSEFDTLQQYHYDTDGDKLYTSQDEVVTNYLINDQSTSSKEELFNAKYGENWLVSTDKDSNLPNRMIGGSIELLPSDQENDQFSPTSFIQTEQITESLVRNFIVENEQIFGLASSEIELVKEDHDTSLYERKNGISNIVYQQSYEGIPVYSSRVGITVNDGKVVAVDSNNFQDITAPTKPTITEAEALSIISDDLGIEVTGPSIPLSSTSLSEMSGKSTPQTKTIKTKDISLVIYPVEIEDANKYHLVYMVDLSTIKEPLRSWTYFVDATTGNVLHKYDKIFSYSIEGNVTGRIYQEYPSQDPVDVPFWNQTISLIIGDPKRVLYSGRGDYLENSAITIEPIDLTGAVNSKLNFSTKYEIEYNYDYAYVIISEDGNNFTNLANYTGYQTSWTDKSIDISDWDGKQAWIGFLYDTDLGVSKNGFYADNITVTSDSGMVFSDDLEDLNGNWNLSGFSVQAETLSSPLTTTDKNGYYNITDLSENATIYSELSGPYVKVVNEDQEDASIEFDLTAPIYDWNWADMDTSDKREESNVFYHVNVIHDYFTKGSPFDINSMDYQTIATVEYGSSSGNAMSDGTDIYFYGGNEYYESFAILSDVIYHEYTHCVVDHIYTTYLPYRDESGALNEGWADYFGSTINNDPINSEEFCVGDTEGITNLNNNNKYPSDIMGEVHYDGLIVSGAMWDMRVALGAELADELIIRAMKLEPQNFQEFLEAILIVDDDNGDLSDGTPHINEIIQAFYVNHGIYTPVFFDALSEHLISNGQIVEEMHELRSPVFSGTDLDDIIGQQDTDFLELSAVDFPGFYYDIDDNISTETLRIYGGSFVSDRTIGQGGLVYTTTIQEVEFMGYSSEYPLLILFGEEYVPLNNTPDKLTKLLADNDDAHTLRTGQLLELQEGYAITPRQIDVDGEKVWLELTKNGTFVDDTIINASFSQPTSDRTWYCMQDMSGEEDVVTLMIHVSTVYGQDDPCVILDDIWQISDQVTEINADDKYGQMVVSSVNDTALTMELDEDIVLDAGSTNNLMDNFELQVADDPSLRFYLKKKQTESGIYEVRGTVIDSPSSDKTYTWNANSFAGFWYDLDNNATSEVLTVHGVDNMDRMLDADIGELIYNTTIVPGIQPQFDFRMESDPLMDFTYEKIGFLGEEYVPITNASILTKLIIDDNSINIIGIGDSLNLGEGYVVTPKEIDVNGENVWLELTRNGTFVDDTIINANTSDKTWYYEQDMLNESDILTLMLHVDEVNQSGNFIIIDGVWQLSEEVIEINVDDRFGRLAVSSVDDQTITMELSGYLYLSSGKSLYLTENIALRIADNSSNLRFYPFTESTYVKPNVAPIATIGSIAMGGSPEGVTVIFNGSGTDSDGTIVAYNWTSSLDGQLNTSANFSTSSLSVGTHTIYFSVQDNDGAWSEEVSTALKITDIDENKSPGSKSTSSGGGGGATGEAFENILVKDAAASNVVAGKLSRYEFNEEKCHIGYVQFKGVDNAGQISTLIEVLKDTSKLVDSQAPGIVYQNMNIWVGNAAFGDDKIEDAVIGFRVSKQWLSENSIDVSGISLYHYSEEEWNQLSTTKVDEDGAYIYFEAKTPGFSPFAIAADMHSEALTGNTTSAEEQLSTVNSTEPSGEELPASESKGIPGFTMLASVFILEFVCLFRKRKN from the coding sequence GTGATATTATCTACAAATGCAATTGCTGATGAAAATAACAATTCTGAATTTGATACCCTGCAGCAATACCATTACGATACTGACGGTGATAAACTATACACTTCACAGGATGAAGTCGTTACTAATTATCTTATAAATGATCAATCTACTTCCAGCAAGGAAGAACTATTTAATGCAAAATACGGTGAAAATTGGCTAGTTTCAACAGACAAAGACTCAAACCTGCCAAATAGAATGATCGGAGGCAGCATAGAACTTCTTCCATCAGATCAGGAAAATGATCAATTCTCACCTACATCTTTTATTCAAACTGAACAGATTACAGAATCTTTGGTCAGGAACTTCATTGTTGAAAACGAACAGATATTCGGTCTTGCCTCCTCTGAGATCGAGTTAGTAAAAGAAGATCATGACACATCCCTATATGAAAGAAAGAACGGAATTAGCAATATCGTATATCAGCAGTCATATGAGGGAATTCCTGTATACTCCTCAAGAGTGGGAATCACAGTTAATGATGGGAAGGTCGTAGCTGTGGATTCAAACAATTTTCAGGACATAACAGCACCAACAAAACCCACAATTACCGAGGCTGAAGCACTTTCCATAATAAGTGATGATCTCGGGATCGAGGTCACAGGTCCTTCCATACCATTGAGTTCGACCTCGCTCAGTGAAATGTCCGGAAAGTCCACCCCACAGACAAAAACTATCAAAACAAAGGACATATCACTGGTAATCTATCCGGTGGAGATAGAAGATGCCAATAAGTACCATCTTGTGTATATGGTCGATCTGTCTACCATTAAAGAGCCTTTAAGATCATGGACATATTTTGTAGATGCAACCACCGGAAATGTATTACACAAATATGATAAGATCTTTTCATACAGCATTGAAGGCAACGTAACAGGAAGGATATATCAGGAATACCCCTCGCAGGATCCAGTTGATGTGCCTTTCTGGAACCAGACAATATCATTAATCATTGGAGATCCGAAGAGGGTGCTCTATTCAGGGCGTGGAGACTACCTGGAAAATTCTGCAATAACAATTGAACCCATTGACCTTACCGGTGCAGTCAATTCCAAACTTAATTTCAGCACAAAGTATGAGATTGAATACAATTATGATTATGCATATGTGATCATTTCAGAAGATGGAAATAATTTCACCAATCTTGCAAATTATACAGGATATCAGACCTCATGGACAGATAAATCCATAGACATATCAGACTGGGATGGGAAACAGGCATGGATCGGATTCTTGTATGATACTGATCTTGGTGTTTCTAAAAACGGATTTTATGCAGACAACATTACAGTGACCAGTGATAGTGGAATGGTATTCTCAGATGATCTTGAGGATTTAAATGGGAACTGGAACCTAAGTGGATTCAGTGTTCAAGCTGAGACATTATCCTCCCCCTTAACAACAACTGACAAAAATGGATATTACAACATCACGGACCTGAGCGAGAACGCAACCATATATTCAGAGCTTAGTGGTCCCTATGTGAAGGTTGTCAACGAGGATCAGGAAGATGCCTCCATTGAATTTGATCTGACCGCACCAATATATGACTGGAACTGGGCTGATATGGATACATCCGACAAGAGAGAGGAGTCAAATGTTTTCTACCATGTCAATGTGATCCACGACTACTTCACAAAAGGCAGCCCCTTTGACATAAATTCCATGGACTACCAGACCATTGCAACCGTGGAGTATGGGTCATCTAGTGGGAATGCAATGTCAGATGGGACGGACATATATTTCTATGGAGGGAACGAATACTATGAGTCTTTCGCCATCCTTAGCGATGTTATATACCATGAGTACACACACTGCGTTGTCGATCATATCTATACAACATATCTGCCTTATAGGGATGAATCGGGTGCCCTCAATGAAGGATGGGCGGATTATTTTGGGTCTACGATCAACAATGATCCCATTAACTCAGAAGAATTCTGTGTTGGTGACACAGAAGGCATCACAAATCTCAATAACAACAATAAATATCCTTCTGATATCATGGGAGAGGTTCATTATGATGGCCTTATAGTATCAGGTGCCATGTGGGATATGAGGGTGGCTCTGGGTGCTGAACTTGCAGACGAACTGATAATCAGAGCCATGAAGCTCGAACCTCAGAACTTCCAGGAATTTCTTGAAGCTATATTGATAGTCGATGATGACAACGGCGACTTGAGCGATGGAACTCCACATATCAACGAGATAATCCAGGCTTTTTATGTAAACCACGGAATCTATACCCCAGTGTTCTTTGATGCATTATCAGAACATCTAATTTCAAATGGACAAATCGTTGAAGAAATGCATGAACTCAGGAGCCCCGTGTTTAGCGGCACTGACCTTGATGATATTATTGGTCAACAAGATACGGATTTCTTAGAACTGTCTGCAGTAGATTTCCCTGGATTCTACTATGATATTGATGATAATATATCAACAGAAACTTTGAGAATTTACGGCGGATCATTTGTCTCAGACAGGACAATTGGACAAGGAGGTCTTGTCTATACAACAACAATCCAAGAAGTCGAATTCATGGGTTATTCTAGTGAGTATCCATTGTTGATATTATTTGGTGAAGAGTATGTTCCATTGAATAATACACCAGATAAGCTTACAAAACTGCTTGCGGACAACGACGATGCGCATACCTTAAGAACCGGGCAGTTACTTGAACTTCAAGAGGGATATGCAATCACTCCAAGGCAGATTGATGTTGATGGTGAAAAGGTCTGGCTCGAGTTGACCAAGAATGGGACGTTCGTGGATGACACTATTATTAATGCAAGCTTTAGTCAACCTACGTCAGACAGGACCTGGTATTGCATGCAGGACATGTCTGGTGAGGAGGATGTTGTTACCTTGATGATCCATGTGAGTACAGTATATGGGCAGGATGATCCTTGTGTAATTTTGGACGATATCTGGCAGATATCTGACCAGGTAACAGAAATTAATGCAGATGATAAATACGGTCAGATGGTTGTGTCTTCTGTCAATGATACTGCACTCACAATGGAACTTGATGAGGATATAGTTCTGGATGCCGGCAGTACTAATAATTTAATGGATAACTTTGAATTACAGGTTGCAGACGATCCTTCATTGAGGTTCTACTTAAAGAAGAAGCAAACTGAATCAGGTATCTATGAAGTACGTGGAACAGTTATTGATTCACCGTCTTCAGATAAAACTTATACATGGAATGCAAATTCATTTGCTGGCTTCTGGTATGATCTTGATAATAATGCTACATCCGAAGTGCTGACTGTTCACGGAGTAGATAACATGGATAGAATGCTAGATGCTGATATAGGAGAGCTTATCTATAATACTACCATAGTCCCGGGCATTCAACCACAATTCGACTTCAGGATGGAATCTGATCCATTAATGGATTTTACATATGAAAAGATTGGATTTTTGGGTGAAGAGTATGTTCCAATCACCAATGCATCTATCCTTACCAAACTTATAATCGATGATAATAGCATTAATATAATCGGAATTGGTGATTCACTAAATCTCGGAGAAGGGTATGTGGTCACTCCAAAGGAAATCGATGTTAATGGTGAAAATGTCTGGCTCGAGTTGACCAGGAATGGTACGTTCGTTGATGACACAATTATTAATGCAAATACGTCAGATAAGACATGGTATTACGAGCAGGATATGCTAAATGAGAGTGATATTCTTACATTGATGCTCCATGTAGATGAGGTTAATCAGTCAGGCAATTTCATAATTATTGATGGTGTCTGGCAATTGTCTGAAGAAGTTATAGAAATTAATGTGGATGACAGATTTGGAAGGTTAGCCGTTTCTTCTGTTGATGACCAAACGATAACAATGGAATTATCTGGATATCTATACTTATCAAGTGGCAAAAGCTTGTATCTAACAGAAAATATTGCATTGAGAATTGCAGACAATAGTTCAAATTTAAGATTTTATCCATTTACAGAATCCACCTATGTAAAACCAAACGTAGCGCCTATTGCAACAATTGGCTCGATTGCAATGGGTGGAAGCCCTGAAGGTGTGACAGTAATATTCAATGGATCCGGAACAGATTCAGATGGTACAATTGTAGCCTACAACTGGACTTCCAGTCTTGACGGTCAGTTGAACACTTCTGCTAATTTCAGCACGTCCAGTCTTTCAGTCGGTACACACACCATTTACTTCAGTGTACAGGATAACGATGGTGCATGGTCTGAAGAAGTGTCAACTGCGTTGAAAATTACTGATATTGACGAGAATAAATCCCCTGGTAGCAAATCCACTAGTAGCGGTGGTGGTGGCGGTGCTACCGGTGAAGCTTTTGAGAACATTCTTGTGAAAGATGCTGCAGCTTCTAATGTGGTTGCAGGAAAGTTATCCAGATACGAATTCAATGAAGAAAAATGCCACATCGGTTATGTTCAGTTTAAGGGAGTAGACAATGCAGGTCAGATCAGCACACTTATTGAGGTCTTAAAAGATACTTCAAAGCTTGTAGATTCACAGGCTCCGGGCATCGTATATCAGAACATGAACATCTGGGTCGGTAATGCTGCATTTGGTGATGATAAGATAGAAGATGCTGTAATAGGCTTCAGGGTAAGTAAGCAATGGCTCTCAGAAAATAGTATTGACGTATCCGGTATTTCATTATACCATTATAGTGAGGAGGAATGGAACCAGCTTTCCACAACCAAGGTCGATGAAGATGGAGCATACATTTACTTTGAGGCGAAAACCCCCGGATTCTCACCATTTGCTATTGCAGCGGACATGCATTCTGAAGCTTTAACAGGCAATACCACCTCAGCAGAAGAGCAACTCAGTACTGTTAATAGCACTGAACCCTCAGGAGAAGAGCTTCCTGCAAGTGAATCAAAAGGTATCCCAGGATTTACTATGCTCGCATCTGTGTTTATTTTGGAATTTGTCTGTCTGTTCCGGAAAAGGAAGAACTGA
- the hisF gene encoding imidazole glycerol phosphate synthase subunit HisF, producing MLTKRIIPCLDVTLDSEGGTVVKGVEFVDLKKAGDPVDLAKRYNEQGADELVFLDITASHEGRSTMIDVIERTANEVFIPLTVGGGINSVEDVRQILRAGADKVSINTSAVKNPQLIKEASDIFGSQCIVTAIDCKRNPDVENNQDKTVLELEDGTPVWYEVVIYGGRKPTGLDAVQWAKKVEELGSGEILLTSMDRDGTYDGFDIPITRKLSEELEIPIIASGGVGKPEHMYGGFIDGKADAGLAASIFHFGEFTVRDVKEALRKKDIPVRL from the coding sequence ATGCTTACAAAGAGGATTATCCCGTGTCTTGATGTCACCCTTGATTCAGAAGGTGGCACCGTTGTCAAAGGTGTTGAGTTTGTAGATCTCAAAAAAGCCGGCGATCCTGTGGACCTTGCTAAACGCTATAATGAGCAGGGTGCGGATGAACTTGTTTTCCTTGACATTACAGCATCCCATGAAGGACGCTCAACAATGATAGATGTGATCGAGCGTACTGCTAACGAGGTCTTCATCCCCCTGACAGTTGGTGGGGGGATAAATTCTGTTGAGGATGTCAGGCAGATACTGCGTGCAGGTGCAGATAAGGTATCCATCAACACTTCTGCGGTGAAGAACCCTCAGCTTATCAAAGAGGCTTCTGATATATTTGGTTCCCAGTGTATTGTGACAGCTATCGACTGCAAACGCAATCCGGATGTTGAGAACAATCAGGACAAAACAGTTCTCGAGCTTGAGGACGGAACTCCTGTATGGTATGAAGTTGTGATCTATGGTGGTCGCAAACCCACAGGCCTTGATGCTGTCCAGTGGGCGAAGAAGGTAGAAGAGCTTGGTTCCGGCGAGATCTTGCTGACAAGTATGGACCGCGACGGCACTTATGATGGTTTTGATATCCCGATCACAAGAAAGCTTTCAGAAGAGCTGGAGATCCCTATCATTGCTTCCGGCGGCGTCGGGAAACCTGAGCACATGTATGGAGGTTTCATTGATGGTAAGGCCGATGCCGGACTTGCTGCCAGTATCTTCCACTTTGGGGAGTTCACTGTGCGTGATGTGAAAGAAGCACTGAGGAAAAAGGACATACCTGTCAGGCTTTGA
- a CDS encoding MazG nucleotide pyrophosphohydrolase domain-containing protein, with protein MEISEFQKLMYDLYAHNDKRRGAAATTLWLVEEIGELAEAVRREDMENLREELADCFAWIGALANLFDINLEEAFLEKYPLVCPTCGKNPCICTD; from the coding sequence ATGGAGATATCAGAATTCCAGAAACTGATGTATGACCTGTACGCACACAATGATAAACGCAGAGGAGCTGCTGCCACCACTCTCTGGCTGGTCGAGGAGATCGGGGAACTGGCAGAGGCAGTTCGCAGGGAGGACATGGAGAACCTGAGGGAAGAGCTTGCAGATTGTTTTGCCTGGATAGGCGCTCTGGCAAACCTCTTTGATATCAATCTAGAGGAAGCATTCCTGGAAAAGTATCCGCTTGTATGTCCTACATGCGGGAAGAACCCATGCATTTGTACTGACTGA
- a CDS encoding ribosome biogenesis/translation initiation ATPase RLI: MRIAILNKDRCQPRRCSHECEKYCPRVRTGDETIVFGDDGKAIISEELCVGCGICINKCPFDAIMIIGLPEALTEPTHRYGPNGFALYGLPTPQVGRVTGILGPNGIGKSTSVQILSGAVVPNFGGDNNDWDKVLEHYSGTAMHDYFKDVIDGKIKVSQKPQYVDMIPKAFNGKTRDLLEGTDERGVLDELVERLDLAPIINRNIGDLSGGELQRVAIAACAARDADFYFFDEISPYLDIYQRINSSKLIQELSAEKAVLVVEHDLAILDMLSDVVQVAYGVPGGYGVVTHPKGVRVAINQYLKGFLPEENVRIRPDAITFEVHPPRVETDIASLVDYSAFSKKYGDTFSLETDAGSLKQGEVIGIVGPNGIGKSTFVQILAGEIEPDEGEMDIDVSISYKPQYIKGEDTMQVQMFLRSITRRFDTSYYQAEVVKPLQLEPLFEKMLNDLSGGELQRVAIAACLSRDADLYILDEPSAHLDVEQRSLATKAIKRFAENNGKTALVVDHDIYMIDMLSERLIVFEGEPAVYGKAHRPSSMQDGMNKFLSDLNITFRRDEDTARPRVNKQGSRLDREQKAQGEYYYRLDE; this comes from the coding sequence ATGCGAATTGCAATATTGAACAAGGATAGATGCCAGCCAAGGCGATGCAGCCACGAATGTGAAAAATACTGTCCGAGGGTCAGGACCGGCGATGAGACCATTGTCTTTGGAGACGACGGCAAGGCCATCATCTCCGAGGAACTCTGTGTAGGTTGCGGTATCTGTATCAACAAATGTCCTTTTGATGCTATTATGATAATCGGTCTGCCTGAAGCATTGACCGAACCGACCCACAGGTATGGTCCCAATGGATTTGCCCTGTATGGACTCCCCACGCCTCAGGTAGGTAGGGTTACCGGTATCCTCGGACCTAACGGTATCGGTAAAAGTACCTCCGTGCAGATACTTTCAGGAGCTGTTGTTCCTAACTTCGGTGGCGATAACAACGACTGGGATAAGGTTCTGGAACACTATTCCGGGACTGCTATGCATGATTATTTCAAGGATGTCATCGATGGCAAGATCAAGGTATCCCAGAAACCACAGTATGTGGATATGATCCCGAAGGCTTTCAATGGTAAGACCCGTGATCTACTGGAAGGTACTGATGAGCGCGGTGTACTGGATGAGCTTGTTGAAAGGCTCGATCTTGCTCCTATAATCAACCGCAATATCGGAGACCTCAGTGGTGGTGAACTGCAGAGAGTTGCCATTGCAGCCTGTGCCGCAAGGGATGCTGACTTCTACTTCTTTGATGAGATCAGTCCATATCTGGATATTTACCAGCGAATAAACTCTTCAAAGCTTATACAGGAACTTTCAGCCGAAAAGGCAGTTCTTGTTGTGGAGCACGATCTTGCTATACTGGATATGCTTTCGGATGTTGTTCAGGTAGCCTATGGTGTGCCTGGCGGGTACGGTGTAGTGACCCATCCAAAAGGTGTGCGTGTAGCTATCAATCAGTACCTTAAGGGTTTCCTTCCTGAAGAGAACGTCCGTATCCGTCCGGATGCCATTACTTTCGAGGTCCACCCTCCGCGTGTGGAAACAGACATTGCCTCACTTGTGGATTACAGTGCATTCTCCAAGAAATACGGTGATACCTTCTCACTGGAGACAGATGCCGGCTCCCTTAAACAGGGAGAAGTTATCGGTATCGTAGGTCCGAATGGTATTGGTAAATCCACCTTTGTCCAGATTCTTGCAGGGGAGATCGAGCCTGATGAGGGCGAGATGGACATTGATGTTTCCATCTCCTACAAGCCACAGTATATCAAAGGTGAAGACACGATGCAGGTGCAGATGTTCCTCAGGAGCATTACCCGCAGGTTCGATACAAGTTACTATCAGGCAGAAGTTGTCAAGCCACTCCAGCTTGAACCTCTCTTTGAGAAAATGCTCAATGATCTCAGTGGTGGTGAGTTGCAGAGGGTGGCCATTGCTGCATGTCTCTCAAGGGATGCTGACCTGTACATCCTTGACGAGCCAAGTGCACACCTTGATGTGGAACAGCGTTCCCTTGCCACAAAGGCCATCAAGAGATTTGCTGAGAACAACGGTAAGACCGCTCTGGTTGTAGACCATGACATCTACATGATCGACATGCTCAGCGAAAGGCTGATCGTATTTGAAGGTGAGCCTGCTGTTTACGGTAAGGCACATCGTCCATCGAGCATGCAGGATGGTATGAACAAGTTCCTTTCAGACCTTAATATTACATTCAGAAGGGATGAGGATACAGCACGTCCAAGGGTGAACAAACAGGGTTCCCGTCTGGACAGGGAACAGAAAGCACAGGGTGAATATTACTACAGGCTGGATGAGTGA
- a CDS encoding BatD family protein: MYLKRIALAILIVLFLTGISSAADEFQYEEIWVHQGVFDLATGDRAPAEKYTVKLHEINEEEDGFSATLLLYVNGEFQKSFFADDSLNNEFVYDKDLTVRTLSIDRTKVTLELYLHEYELVWIPTESRKLAVEDTAQVDNAIIKLLNVSDTIATIEVTIDGKKYVDEYETNAYKKYSDDILLRVRYIDRDRKEINLQPYQPGEPDFKIEINALGAQYSPNIPASFEIYLKNTGTIPARGLTITASASDGQLDPVSYELAMLDTLKIHKIPVNLTLPETPEKENIVIDVNVDGYDYRGNNYKNSTTAQTIVKPYISIEKTIDTNLLTEEDKTKRKIIVEMVLYNNASIGHEVNIHDPIPSTFMPIRIESADWTVFIGAGRSENIRYKALPTVAGTYELEPAIASWYSQGETYGVVSDGAAVTIDVEGALLEIEKDVSLSDIYIGEEVDVTVTITNIGLIDVEVSLTDDIPAGFKFISGEKSWEGSLEAGDKKRLTYTMLAQEEGIIDLPPAMVYYTDEDDIQGTFRSNVEKLYVYSLEPAEMNMESENIKNEYEPLSRGGHASFLLSAFATIAGVLSIVPLIAYFYIRRSH, from the coding sequence ATGTATTTAAAGCGTATTGCTCTTGCAATCCTGATAGTCCTTTTTTTAACAGGCATATCCTCCGCTGCAGATGAATTCCAGTATGAGGAGATCTGGGTGCATCAGGGGGTCTTTGATCTTGCAACAGGAGACAGAGCACCCGCAGAAAAATACACCGTCAAGCTCCACGAGATCAATGAAGAGGAAGACGGTTTTTCCGCTACATTACTTCTATATGTCAACGGGGAATTTCAGAAGAGCTTCTTTGCAGATGATTCGCTTAATAATGAGTTCGTCTATGACAAGGACCTCACGGTAAGAACACTTTCAATTGACAGAACAAAGGTTACTCTCGAACTGTACCTTCATGAATACGAACTTGTATGGATACCGACTGAGAGCCGGAAACTTGCAGTCGAAGATACGGCACAGGTAGACAATGCCATCATCAAATTGCTCAATGTTAGCGATACCATTGCCACAATAGAAGTTACAATTGATGGAAAAAAGTATGTTGATGAGTACGAAACAAATGCCTACAAAAAGTATTCCGATGACATATTATTAAGGGTCAGATACATCGACAGGGACAGAAAGGAGATAAATTTACAGCCATACCAGCCTGGCGAACCGGACTTCAAAATAGAGATCAACGCCCTTGGAGCTCAGTATTCCCCGAACATACCTGCTTCTTTTGAGATATACCTGAAGAACACAGGAACGATCCCTGCAAGGGGTCTAACCATCACTGCATCTGCCAGTGACGGACAACTTGATCCGGTAAGCTACGAGCTTGCAATGCTTGATACATTGAAGATCCACAAGATACCCGTCAATCTCACATTACCCGAAACACCGGAAAAAGAGAACATAGTGATCGATGTGAACGTTGACGGTTATGACTACAGGGGAAACAACTACAAAAATTCCACCACAGCACAGACCATTGTGAAACCGTACATCTCTATTGAAAAAACAATTGATACCAATCTTCTGACAGAAGAGGACAAAACTAAAAGAAAGATCATCGTCGAGATGGTGCTCTACAACAATGCAAGTATTGGACATGAAGTTAACATACATGATCCGATACCTTCAACTTTCATGCCCATAAGAATTGAATCAGCGGACTGGACAGTATTCATTGGTGCCGGAAGATCAGAGAATATACGATACAAGGCATTGCCTACAGTCGCCGGGACATATGAACTGGAACCTGCAATTGCAAGCTGGTACTCGCAAGGGGAAACTTATGGCGTTGTATCGGATGGCGCTGCAGTGACCATCGATGTTGAAGGAGCATTACTGGAGATCGAAAAAGATGTTAGCCTCAGTGATATTTACATAGGAGAAGAGGTAGACGTAACAGTAACTATCACAAATATCGGCTTGATCGATGTTGAAGTCTCTTTAACGGATGACATTCCCGCAGGATTCAAATTTATTAGCGGAGAGAAAAGCTGGGAAGGCTCACTTGAAGCAGGAGATAAAAAACGTCTCACCTATACGATGCTTGCACAGGAAGAAGGCATCATAGACCTGCCACCTGCAATGGTTTACTACACCGATGAAGATGATATTCAGGGCACATTCAGATCGAACGTTGAGAAGCTTTATGTTTACTCACTTGAACCAGCTGAAATGAACATGGAAAGTGAGAACATCAAAAACGAGTATGAGCCCCTCTCAAGAGGAGGACATGCCAGCTTCCTGTTATCCGCATTTGCCACGATAGCAGGTGTTCTTTCCATAGTCCCGCTTATTGCATATTTTTATATACGCAGGTCGCATTGA